Within the Corallococcus exiguus genome, the region AGCCCCTGGTCCGAAACGCACGACCTGCCGCACGTGCGCGTGTGGATGGACCGGAACCACGCGGGCGCCCACGCCGTGCATGACGCCGTGGTGCTGCCGGGCCGGCGTGTGCTGCTCGCGCTGGGAGAAGCGGGCGCGCGGCTGGTGGGCCCGGATGGACGCACGCTCGCGGCCTTCGACGTGCCGGCGTTCTCCCTGGTCCTGTCCGAGCAGGGAAACCGCGCCCTCGCGCTGGCTCGCCGCGGTGACCTGTGGCGCGTGTCCCGGCTGGACCTGGTGGAGCGCCGGGCCACGCGCTGGTGCGACCTGGAGCTGGACGCGTGGGCGCCCACCTACGACGGGGAGCGGTGGTTCACCGCCATGCGCGACGCCGTGAGCATGGTGGACACGCTCGCCGCCGAGCCGCGCTCCCTGTGGCGCGTGCCGGAGGTGGGAGGCGTCGTGCTCGAGATGGCCGTGGACGCGAAGCACCTGTCCTTCCTCGTGCTGCACCTCACCCCGGGCCAGGACTTCGAACGGCTGGAGCGCTGGACCTATGAGCTGGAGGGCGGCCCCGTCCTGCGCGGGCGCGCGGACATGAAGGACCTGCGGGAGACACTGGACGCCCTCGCGCTCACGCCCGACGGCGAGGCGATGGGCGTGCTCATCGCGCCCACCGAAGACGAGGAGCCTGGACCCTGGCCCTACTACGTGGCGCCCATCGTCGCGCGGCGCTTCCACCGCCCGTCCCGGCAGGACGGGGAGCGCATGGGCGTGGTGCTCACTCCCTCCTGGAGCGTGACGCGCTTCCAGAAGGGCGAGCTGCACACAGCCGTCCTGCGCACCGTCGCCGACCACCCCCGCGTGACGGTGGAGTTCTCCGGCACCCCGCCCCAGGTCGTACGCCTCACGGAGGACTGGTGCGTCGTGCACGACCTGCTCGGCCGCGTGGTGTGGCTGGACCTGCACTCCGGCGAGCTCCACCGCGTGCCGGTGGTGTGAACCTCGACGTCAGGTCCAGCGCATGTGGCTGGGCACGATGACGATGGTCGCCGTCAGCGCACAGGCCGCGTCGTCCACCACCAGCACCACGCGCACGCCCTCCACCGTCACCAGCAGCGAGGGCTGCTCGCTGTGCAGCGCCATCAACCACGACGACGCCAGGGGCAGCTCCGAGGCCGCCAGCTCCGAGGCGCGCAACAGGTGCACGCGCACCGCGTGACGGACCGGGGCGGGCAGGGCGTGCAGCGCGTAGAGCGACTCGTCCGTCAGCCGCAGCGCGTACGGCACGCGCGGGGGTTCCTTCGGACGCCCGGGCAGCTCGCGCAGACGCTCCGCCAGGGCCTGCACCAGCGCCTCCGGCTGCTGCGGCTTGTGCAGGAAGCCCACCACCCCGTGCAGCGGCACGTCCGGCGCACCGCTCGCCGAGGACATCAGCATCACCGTCAGGTGCTGCAGCCGCGCGTCCATGCGCAGCTGGCCGTAGACCTCCCATCCATCCAGCCGGGGCAACACCAGGTCCAAAAGGATGAGGTCCGGGTGCTGCGCGCGCGGGCGATGACGCAGCCAGTCCAGCGCCTCCGCGCCGTCCGCCACGGACGACACCACGAAGCCCGCTTCACTCGCGGCGCGGCCCACACCCTCGCGCCATGTCCGATCGTCCTCGACGAGCAACAGGTGGTGGACGCCCAGGGCCATCCCCTGATTCGACCCGTTTTTCCTCGGGCTCTTGAAGCGCCCCTGGGCTGACGGGAGCCCCAGCGTCACCTGTCCGACAGTGTGCCCCGGCGACTGTTCCCCCCAGACGCCCGCCGTCTGACAGACCGTATCACCGTGCCACTGTCATCTTGCAGGCCAGCTGTAGATGCACACCCTGGGCGGCGCTCATGGCCTACCGCTGCCAGCTGGAACCCCCGGTGGTGCGCACGCTCACGGCGTGTACGCCCGCGGTGCGTGAGCAGCTTCAGGCGGAGCTGGGGGCGCTCGCCAGCGGGATGCCGTGTCTGCCGGTGTCGTCGTCGGGGCGGGAGGGGGCGACGGTGCTCGCCTGCGGCTTCCAGGTCCGCTACCGCGTGGAGCCGGACGCGGGGCTCCTGCGGTTGACCGCCCTGTCGCCGCTGGGCCTGGTCCGTTCGCCTTCCTCCTGACACGTCGCCAGACGGTCCTTGTCGCATGAGAAGCGGGGGCCTAAGTCGGAGGTGAGCTCCTCTTCTCCCGGATGCACCCCAGGCCCCTTCGCCCGCGAGCCTCGCACCGTGTCCCTG harbors:
- a CDS encoding response regulator produces the protein MALGVHHLLLVEDDRTWREGVGRAASEAGFVVSSVADGAEALDWLRHRPRAQHPDLILLDLVLPRLDGWEVYGQLRMDARLQHLTVMLMSSASGAPDVPLHGVVGFLHKPQQPEALVQALAERLRELPGRPKEPPRVPYALRLTDESLYALHALPAPVRHAVRVHLLRASELAASELPLASSWLMALHSEQPSLLVTVEGVRVVLVVDDAACALTATIVIVPSHMRWT